One genomic window of Camelina sativa cultivar DH55 chromosome 5, Cs, whole genome shotgun sequence includes the following:
- the LOC104786848 gene encoding uncharacterized protein LOC104786848, producing MCLTCRESCPLDSPMESPATKYSTARSVELPPRRGKVKREIFGFLASSIVSAVKAGGALGRNSRGGGGGSSSSTATPPGSGYTSDQNNEST from the coding sequence ATGTGTTTGACTTGCAGAGAATCTTGTCCGTTAGATTCACCCATGGAATCTCCGGCGACCAAATACTCTACTGCGAGGTCCGTTGAGCTACCGCCTCGTCGCGGAAAGGTGAAGCGAGAGATCTTTGGTTTCTTGGCCAGTTCCATCGTTTCCGCGGTCAAAGCCGGTGGAGCGCTTGGAAGGAACTCtcgaggtggtggtggtggctcttcttcctccaccGCTACTCCTCCGGGGAGTGGATACACATCTGACCAGAACAACGAATCCACTTAA